GCTGGCCACCTTCGATGCTGGCTTCATGATGGAAGTAACCATCCATCAGGCCAGCAAGGTTCGCTTTACGCACGTTATCGTCTTTACCCAACGCGTTAGGGACGATGGAGAAAGTATAAGAAATACCATCTTTCGCGTAAGCAAACGGCAGTTTGGCAACAGAAGTCAGAGAAGCAACGGCACCTTTCTGGTCACGACCATGCATTGGGTTAGCACCTGGTCCGAATGGTGCACCTGCGCGGCGCCCGTCCGGCGTGTTACCCGTTTTCTTACCATATACCACGTTAGAGGTGATGGTCAGAACAGACTGAGTCGGGGTTGCGCCACGGTAGGTATTCAGTTTCTGAATTTTCTTCATGAAACGTTCAACCAGATCACAAGCCAGTTCATCTACGCGTGCATCGTTGTTACCGAATTGCGGATACTCACCTTCGATATCAAAGTCGATAGCCAGGCCATCTTCATCACGAATCGGCTTAACTTTGGCATATTTGATGGCAGACAAGGAGTCAGCAGCAACAGACAGACCGGCGATACCACACGCCATGGTACGGAACACGTCACGATCGTGCAGTGCCATCAGCGATGCTTCGTAGCTGTATTTGTCGTGCATGTAGTGGATGACATTCAGCGCGGTGACATATTGCTTAGCCAGCCAATCCATGAAGTGATCCATACGATCCATCACTTCGTCGAAGTTCAGAACATCGCCTTTGATTGGTTCTGATTTAGGACCAACCTGCATTTTCAGTTTTTCGTCCACGCCGCCATTGATAGCGTACAGCATGGTTTTCGCCAGGTTCGCACGAGCACCGAAGAACTGCATTTGTTTGCCAACGATCATCGGGCTTACGCAACAAGCAATCGCGTAGTCATCGTTGTTAAAGTCAGGACGCATCAAATCGTCATTCTCGTATTGCAGAGAAGAGGTATCGATGGAGACTTTAGCCGCATAATTTTTAAAGCTTTGTGGCAGTTTTTCAGACCACAGAATGGTCATGTTCGGCTCTGGAGACGGCCCCATGGTGTACAGCGTGTTCAGGAAGCGGAAACTGGTTTTGCTCACCAGTGTACGACCATCCAGACCCATACCAGCCAGAGACTCTGTTGCCCAAATCGGGTCACCAGAGAACAGCTCATCATACTCAGGTGTACGCAGGAAACGCACCATACGCAGTTTCATGACCAGATGGTCAATCATTTCCTGAGCGTCTTCTTCTGTGATTTTGCCTGCTTTCAAATCGCGATCGATGTAGATATCCAGGAAGGTGGAGACACGTCCGAAGGACATTGCTGCACCATTCTGTGATTTAACCGCAGCCAGGTAGCCAAAGTAAGTCCACTGAACGGCTTCCTGAGCTGTCGCTGCTGGGCCAGAAATATCACAGCCGTATTTAGCGGCCATTTCTTTAATTTGGCTCAGTGCATGATGCTGATCGGCAATTTCTTCACGCAGACGGATTGTTGCTTCCAGATCTTCACCGTTTTCCAGTTTGGATTGCAGAGAAGTGAACTGAGCAAACTTGTCTTTCATCAGGTAGTCGATACCGTACAGCGCAACGCGACGGTAGTCACCGATGATACGGCCACGGCCATAAGCATCTGGCAGACCAGTCAGAACGCCAGACTTACGACAACGCAGGATGTCTGGAGTGTAAACATCGAACACGCCTTGGTTATGCGTTTTGCGGTACTCGGTGAAGATTTTTTTCAGTTGAGGATCCAGTTCACGACCGTAAACTTTGCATGAACCTTCAACCATTTTGATGCCGCCAAATGGAATCAACGCACGTTTCAACGGCGCATCAGTCTGCAAACCAACGATTTTTTCCAGACCCTTGTTGATGTATCCCGCGTCGTGAGACGTGATAGTTGCAGCAACATTGGTATCAAAATCAACAGGCGCATGAGT
The window above is part of the Pectobacterium araliae genome. Proteins encoded here:
- the pflB gene encoding formate C-acetyltransferase; protein product: MTELNEKLANAWQGFSKGEWQDNVNVRDFIQKNYTPYEGDESFLAGATQATSALWDSVMEGIKQENRTHAPVDFDTNVAATITSHDAGYINKGLEKIVGLQTDAPLKRALIPFGGIKMVEGSCKVYGRELDPQLKKIFTEYRKTHNQGVFDVYTPDILRCRKSGVLTGLPDAYGRGRIIGDYRRVALYGIDYLMKDKFAQFTSLQSKLENGEDLEATIRLREEIADQHHALSQIKEMAAKYGCDISGPAATAQEAVQWTYFGYLAAVKSQNGAAMSFGRVSTFLDIYIDRDLKAGKITEEDAQEMIDHLVMKLRMVRFLRTPEYDELFSGDPIWATESLAGMGLDGRTLVSKTSFRFLNTLYTMGPSPEPNMTILWSEKLPQSFKNYAAKVSIDTSSLQYENDDLMRPDFNNDDYAIACCVSPMIVGKQMQFFGARANLAKTMLYAINGGVDEKLKMQVGPKSEPIKGDVLNFDEVMDRMDHFMDWLAKQYVTALNVIHYMHDKYSYEASLMALHDRDVFRTMACGIAGLSVAADSLSAIKYAKVKPIRDEDGLAIDFDIEGEYPQFGNNDARVDELACDLVERFMKKIQKLNTYRGATPTQSVLTITSNVVYGKKTGNTPDGRRAGAPFGPGANPMHGRDQKGAVASLTSVAKLPFAYAKDGISYTFSIVPNALGKDDNVRKANLAGLMDGYFHHEASIEGGQHLNVNVMNREMLLDAMENPEKYPQLTIRVSGYAVRFNSLTKEQQQDVITRTFTQSI